In a genomic window of Coprococcus eutactus:
- a CDS encoding AraC family transcriptional regulator, producing the protein MNSLEYENLLENKTHADPMFPYNTYLCSIPLDFNSVSLHWHEFMEIIYIKKGKGNVTVDFTTHYVEEGDIIIILPGHIHGISQHEGYSMEYENILFSVDMFRSKNHDSLDSEFFLPLLAGDVDIKSIYDKDDPLYPQLSSCLNRVDKLCSETPKGYHLALKGCYFEFFYVLFTNSTVRDEADRKNRSRDLERTKLILSYIDENYKEAISITDIASYCGFSESHFMRFFKNTMGVSFVSYLNDFRLNVAARLLSTNDDSVLSVAENCGFFNLSYFNRMFKKKYGVTPSRYRETHN; encoded by the coding sequence ATGAACAGTCTGGAATATGAAAACCTGCTGGAGAATAAGACTCACGCAGATCCGATGTTTCCATATAATACGTATCTGTGTTCTATACCGTTGGACTTCAATTCGGTGTCGCTGCACTGGCACGAGTTTATGGAAATAATCTATATCAAAAAAGGAAAAGGAAATGTTACTGTAGATTTTACCACTCATTACGTTGAGGAAGGTGACATCATCATCATCCTGCCCGGACACATCCACGGTATTTCTCAGCACGAGGGTTACTCCATGGAATATGAAAATATCCTGTTCTCCGTCGACATGTTCAGATCAAAGAATCACGACTCACTGGACAGCGAATTTTTCTTACCACTCCTGGCGGGAGATGTGGACATAAAGAGCATCTACGACAAGGATGATCCATTGTACCCACAGCTTTCCTCATGCCTGAACCGAGTGGATAAGCTTTGCTCTGAAACTCCCAAAGGATATCATCTGGCTCTAAAGGGATGTTACTTTGAATTTTTCTACGTTCTGTTCACCAACTCCACGGTCAGGGATGAGGCAGACAGAAAGAACCGCTCCAGAGATCTTGAAAGGACCAAGCTCATCCTCTCATATATAGATGAAAACTACAAAGAGGCCATATCCATTACAGACATAGCCTCCTACTGTGGATTCTCAGAATCCCATTTTATGCGATTTTTCAAAAACACCATGGGTGTGTCATTTGTATCCTACCTGAACGACTTCAGACTGAATGTTGCCGCAAGACTTCTCTCCACAAATGATGATAGTGTGCTGTCTGTAGCAGAAAACTGCGGATTCTTCAACCTGTCATATTTCAACAGAATGTTTAAGAAAAAATATGGCGTGACACCGAGCCGGTACAGAGAAACTCACAACTGA